One Paraburkholderia kururiensis DNA window includes the following coding sequences:
- a CDS encoding RNA-binding S4 domain-containing protein, translating to MKDKVSTDPSARTRVDKWLWAARFFKTRSLAADAVVKGRVRVDGAPVKASKDVRVGDLIDIDIERVVWQVEVRGICDVRGPASVAQTLYAETDEGRAKRMQELERRKTFREPAAALHGRPTKRDRRIIDKLSGGD from the coding sequence ATGAAAGACAAAGTTTCGACTGATCCGTCTGCTCGCACTCGTGTGGACAAATGGCTCTGGGCTGCGCGCTTTTTCAAGACGCGTTCCCTTGCTGCCGACGCCGTGGTGAAGGGGCGGGTGCGGGTCGATGGCGCACCGGTGAAGGCATCGAAGGACGTCCGCGTAGGCGACCTGATCGACATCGACATAGAGCGCGTCGTCTGGCAGGTGGAGGTGCGGGGAATTTGCGACGTGCGTGGGCCGGCCAGCGTGGCCCAAACGCTTTATGCGGAGACGGACGAGGGGCGTGCGAAGCGCATGCAGGAACTGGAACGGCGCAAGACGTTTCGTGAGCCGGCAGCGGCGCTGCACGGCCGGCCCACGAAGCGGGACCGCCGGATCATCGACAAACTTTCAGGTGGGGATTGA